A single region of the Vespula pensylvanica isolate Volc-1 chromosome 8, ASM1446617v1, whole genome shotgun sequence genome encodes:
- the LOC122631178 gene encoding scm-like with four MBT domains protein 2 isoform X4 has product MESCENRTQEKNQEGENGFFWQDYLDATESVEVPQIMFPHVELTLQSGIEIGMALEVPIGKTIDESDITYWIASIVMACGPLLRLRYFGGDERTLEFWFNLTKEAAHELGWCTANNKKLVPPDVILQRSPDCVEKLSHFLTTARTVPPGMLTGDGLSMTEKIKQGMKVEVSDVLHPYKLWVATIIENVGGRLLLKYDTPGSSFKDFWMFCTSEHLHQYGFACKSDSTWFLEPPSSIIDMHTYEEWKDSLESKPKNCDISEELFKNEVDHPKHNFKVGMKLEALNPINHTTICPATVIKVFDDIYFLVYIDKHDENIKGTDIDSCLYNQSEKNTWLCTAEHPYIFPIGWSKKHDIKITHPEGWISNTEEFDWDEYLKKTGSIKADENLFYERKNAADAGFECGMRLEAVDPEYENIICAAHITKIVMNLLWIKLDNYEDNKPEHIVHMRSLEIFPVGWCESNHYPLKPPKDYIEICKKVQTPVKEEKKNNVLDIPISEPRSSLWCPKIYFNYRCFTGPMISKGKLATLPKAVGPGPVVLVMREVLSMIVSVGYRSARILKVLQCDSKPDPGYRLEVLKAKHKNNTYRASVAVVTSGDMVADFCRNICKKLMVCPNLFGPLHVLENECPDKCHKTSKTKFMGTGKRGKPKGYTSIMVQKPRAWGGRRRRRRGRWGNRDKRINYEYEDEMPFMPLDLAKHMSDGLEETIDGRQPLSEIDIMIQKGLEKSDKSDDFKTEPPSSNASEDSGSSFNDRKMKDNRAGSPNSLSTKHHFTRFSQNVATTRGSKREREWDTSIESDCSEADAEYVRMQKKQRRPKTRKLDSNPLFWTVDDVFRYLRKTNDCKDIAYRVKQEEIDGLAFLLLNLPSLTQHMKLRTSLAMKLCRHVEQVKVTFFLRHINEIDPKKYPIA; this is encoded by the exons ATGGAATCGTGCGAGAATCGGactcaagaaaaaaatcaagaaggTG AAAATGGATTTTTTTGGCAAGATTATCTTGATGCTACTGAAAGTGTTGAGGTTCCACAAATTATGTTTCCACATGTAGAATTAACATTGCAAAGTGGGATTGAGATAGGAATGGCTTTAGAGGTACCAATAGGAAAAACAATAGATGAATCTGACATTACTTATTGGATTGCTTCGATTGTTATGGCTTGTGGACCACTATTAAGATTACGCTACTTTGGTGGAGATGAGAGAACATTGGAATTTTGGTTTAATCTTACTAAAGAAGCTGCTCATGAACTTGGATGGTGTACagcaaataacaaaaaattagtgCCTCCCGATGTTATACTTCAAAGATCACCAGATTGCGTTGAAAAattatctcattttttaaCAACTGCACGTACTGTACCACCAGGAATGTTAACTGGG GATGGTCTTAGCATGacagaaaaaattaaacaaggAATGAAAGTCGAAGTAAGCGATGTGTTACATCCTTATAAATTATGGGTAGCTACG ATTATAGAAAATGTTGGTGGCCGTCTTTTATTAAAGTATGATACACCTGGTTCATCGTTTAAGGACTTTTGGATGTTTTGTACGTCAGAACATCTACATCAGTATGGATTTGCATGTAAATCAGATTCAACTTGGTTTTTAGAACCACCTAGTTCTATAATAGACATGCATACCTATGAAGAATGGAAAGATTCGCTTGAATCAAAACCAAAAAATTGTGATATATcagaagaattatttaaaaatgaagttGACCATCCTAAACATAATTTTAAAGTTGGAATGAAATTGGAGGCATTGAATCCAATAAATCATACAACAATATGTCCTGCTACTGTTATAAAAGTATTTGATGACATATACTTTCTAGTCTATATTGATAAAcatgatgaaaatataaagggTACTGATATTGACTCTTGCTTATATAAtcaatctgaaaaaaatacatgGCTTTGCACAGCAGAACATCCATACATATTTCCAATTGGCTGGTCAAAAAAACATGATATTAA aattacaCATCCAGAAGGCTGGATTTCCAATACTGAAGAGTTTGATTGGGATGAATACTTGAAAAAAACAGGAAGTATAAAAGCtgacgaaaatttattttatgagagaaaaaatgcaGCAGATGCAGGTTTTGAATGTGGTATGCGTTTAGAAGCTGTTGACCCAGAATATGAGAACATTATCTGTGCTGCTCATATTACTAAAATTGTCATGAATTTATTATGGATAAAATTAGATAACTATGAAGACAACAAACCAGAACATATAGTCCATATGCGTTCCTTAGAAATATTTCCTGTTGGATGGTGTGAATCAAATCATTATCCGTTAAAACCACCAAAAGACTACAtcgaaatttgtaaaaaagtgCAAACAcctgtaaaagaagaaaagaagaacaacgTGCTTGACATACCAATTTCAGAACCACGTTCTTCATTGTGGTGcccaaaaatatattttaattatcgttgtTTTACTGGTCCAATgatatcgaaaggaaaattagCTACTTTGCCAAAGGCTGTGGGACCTGGTCCCGTAGTCTTAGTAATGAGAGAAGTTTTATCCATGATAGTGTCTGTTGGATATAGAAGTGCCAGAATTTTGAAGGTATTACAGTGTGATTCAAAGCCAGATCCTGGATATCGCTTGGAAGTTTTAAAAGCAAAGcacaaaaataatacttatcgTGCAAGTGTTGCCGTTGTTACTTCTGGAGACATGGTAGCAGACTTTtgtagaaatatttgtaaaaaattgatGGTCTGCCCTAATTTATTTGGACCCTTGCATGTATTAGAAAATGAATGTCCGGATAAATGTCATAAAACatcaaaaacaaaattca TGGGAACTGGAAAACGAGGTAAACCAAAAGGTTATACAAGTATAATGGTACAAAAACCAAGGGCATGGGGTGGTAGACGTAGAAGAAGGCGTGGAAGATGGGGCAATAGAGACAAAAGAATCAACTATGAATACGAAGATGAAATGCCTTTTATGCCGTTGGATTTGGCAAAACATATGTCAGATGGTCTTGAAGAAACGATTGATGGTAGACAACCTCTTTCAGAAATAGATATTATGATACAAAAAGGTTTAGAAAAATCAGATAAGTCAGATGATTTTAAAACGGAACCTCCATCAAGTAATGCTTCAGAGGACTCTGGAAGTTCTtttaatgatagaaaaatgaaagataatcgAGCAGGAAGTCCTAATAGTTTAAGTACTAAACATCACTTTACAAGGTTCAGTCAAAATGTAGCAACCACTAGAGGGAGTAAAAGGGAACGTGAATGGGACACAAGTATAGAGTCTGATTGTTCCGAAGCGGATGCAGAATATGTAAGAAtgcaaaaaaaacaaagacgaCCAAAAACTCGTAAACTTGATTCAAATCCTTTATTTTGGACCGTCGATGACGTATTTCGATATCTTAGAAAAACAAACGATTGTAAAGACATCGCTTATCGTGTTAAACAAGAA GAAATCGATGGTCTcgcctttttattattaaatttaccaTCTCTCACACAACATATGAAATTGCGAACAAGTTTAGCCATGAAGCTTTGTCGTCATGTTGAACAAGTGAAAGtcacattttttttacgacatattaatgaaattgatCCAAAAAAGTACCCTATagcataa
- the LOC122631178 gene encoding scm-like with four MBT domains protein 2 isoform X3: MESCENRTQEKNQEGENGFFWQDYLDATESVEVPQIMFPHVELTLQSGIEIGMALEVPIGKTIDESDITYWIASIVMACGPLLRLRYFGGDERTLEFWFNLTKEAAHELGWCTANNKKLVPPDVILQRSPDCVEKLSHFLTTARTVPPGMLTGDGLSMTEKIKQGMKVEVSDVLHPYKLWVATIIENVGGRLLLKYDTPGSSFKDFWMFCTSEHLHQYGFACKSDSTWFLEPPSSIIDMHTYEEWKDSLESKPKNCDISEELFKNEVDHPKHNFKVGMKLEALNPINHTTICPATVIKVFDDIYFLVYIDKHDENIKGTDIDSCLYNQSEKNTWLCTAEHPYIFPIGWSKKHDIKITHPEGWISNTEEFDWDEYLKKTGSIKADENLFYERKNAADAGFECGMRLEAVDPEYENIICAAHITKIVMNLLWIKLDNYEDNKPEHIVHMRSLEIFPVGWCESNHYPLKPPKDYIEICKKVQTPVKEEKKNNVLDIPISEPRSSLWCPKIYFNYRCFTGPMISKGKLATLPKAVGPGPVVLVMREVLSMIVSVGYRSARILKVLQCDSKPDPGYRLEVLKAKHKNNTYRASVAVVTSGDMVADFCRNICKKLMVCPNLFGPLHVLENECPDKCHKTSKTKFTSVGTGKRGKPKGYTSIMVQKPRAWGGRRRRRRGRWGNRDKRINYEYEDEMPFMPLDLAKHMSDGLEETIDGRQPLSEIDIMIQKGLEKSDKSDDFKTEPPSSNASEDSGSSFNDRKMKDNRAGSPNSLSTKHHFTRFSQNVATTRGSKREREWDTSIESDCSEADAEYVRMQKKQRRPKTRKLDSNPLFWTVDDVFRYLRKTNDCKDIAYRVKQEEIDGLAFLLLNLPSLTQHMKLRTSLAMKLCRHVEQVKVTFFLRHINEIDPKKYPIA, encoded by the exons ATGGAATCGTGCGAGAATCGGactcaagaaaaaaatcaagaaggTG AAAATGGATTTTTTTGGCAAGATTATCTTGATGCTACTGAAAGTGTTGAGGTTCCACAAATTATGTTTCCACATGTAGAATTAACATTGCAAAGTGGGATTGAGATAGGAATGGCTTTAGAGGTACCAATAGGAAAAACAATAGATGAATCTGACATTACTTATTGGATTGCTTCGATTGTTATGGCTTGTGGACCACTATTAAGATTACGCTACTTTGGTGGAGATGAGAGAACATTGGAATTTTGGTTTAATCTTACTAAAGAAGCTGCTCATGAACTTGGATGGTGTACagcaaataacaaaaaattagtgCCTCCCGATGTTATACTTCAAAGATCACCAGATTGCGTTGAAAAattatctcattttttaaCAACTGCACGTACTGTACCACCAGGAATGTTAACTGGG GATGGTCTTAGCATGacagaaaaaattaaacaaggAATGAAAGTCGAAGTAAGCGATGTGTTACATCCTTATAAATTATGGGTAGCTACG ATTATAGAAAATGTTGGTGGCCGTCTTTTATTAAAGTATGATACACCTGGTTCATCGTTTAAGGACTTTTGGATGTTTTGTACGTCAGAACATCTACATCAGTATGGATTTGCATGTAAATCAGATTCAACTTGGTTTTTAGAACCACCTAGTTCTATAATAGACATGCATACCTATGAAGAATGGAAAGATTCGCTTGAATCAAAACCAAAAAATTGTGATATATcagaagaattatttaaaaatgaagttGACCATCCTAAACATAATTTTAAAGTTGGAATGAAATTGGAGGCATTGAATCCAATAAATCATACAACAATATGTCCTGCTACTGTTATAAAAGTATTTGATGACATATACTTTCTAGTCTATATTGATAAAcatgatgaaaatataaagggTACTGATATTGACTCTTGCTTATATAAtcaatctgaaaaaaatacatgGCTTTGCACAGCAGAACATCCATACATATTTCCAATTGGCTGGTCAAAAAAACATGATATTAA aattacaCATCCAGAAGGCTGGATTTCCAATACTGAAGAGTTTGATTGGGATGAATACTTGAAAAAAACAGGAAGTATAAAAGCtgacgaaaatttattttatgagagaaaaaatgcaGCAGATGCAGGTTTTGAATGTGGTATGCGTTTAGAAGCTGTTGACCCAGAATATGAGAACATTATCTGTGCTGCTCATATTACTAAAATTGTCATGAATTTATTATGGATAAAATTAGATAACTATGAAGACAACAAACCAGAACATATAGTCCATATGCGTTCCTTAGAAATATTTCCTGTTGGATGGTGTGAATCAAATCATTATCCGTTAAAACCACCAAAAGACTACAtcgaaatttgtaaaaaagtgCAAACAcctgtaaaagaagaaaagaagaacaacgTGCTTGACATACCAATTTCAGAACCACGTTCTTCATTGTGGTGcccaaaaatatattttaattatcgttgtTTTACTGGTCCAATgatatcgaaaggaaaattagCTACTTTGCCAAAGGCTGTGGGACCTGGTCCCGTAGTCTTAGTAATGAGAGAAGTTTTATCCATGATAGTGTCTGTTGGATATAGAAGTGCCAGAATTTTGAAGGTATTACAGTGTGATTCAAAGCCAGATCCTGGATATCGCTTGGAAGTTTTAAAAGCAAAGcacaaaaataatacttatcgTGCAAGTGTTGCCGTTGTTACTTCTGGAGACATGGTAGCAGACTTTtgtagaaatatttgtaaaaaattgatGGTCTGCCCTAATTTATTTGGACCCTTGCATGTATTAGAAAATGAATGTCCGGATAAATGTCATAAAACatcaaaaacaaaattca CATCAGTGGGAACTGGAAAACGAGGTAAACCAAAAGGTTATACAAGTATAATGGTACAAAAACCAAGGGCATGGGGTGGTAGACGTAGAAGAAGGCGTGGAAGATGGGGCAATAGAGACAAAAGAATCAACTATGAATACGAAGATGAAATGCCTTTTATGCCGTTGGATTTGGCAAAACATATGTCAGATGGTCTTGAAGAAACGATTGATGGTAGACAACCTCTTTCAGAAATAGATATTATGATACAAAAAGGTTTAGAAAAATCAGATAAGTCAGATGATTTTAAAACGGAACCTCCATCAAGTAATGCTTCAGAGGACTCTGGAAGTTCTtttaatgatagaaaaatgaaagataatcgAGCAGGAAGTCCTAATAGTTTAAGTACTAAACATCACTTTACAAGGTTCAGTCAAAATGTAGCAACCACTAGAGGGAGTAAAAGGGAACGTGAATGGGACACAAGTATAGAGTCTGATTGTTCCGAAGCGGATGCAGAATATGTAAGAAtgcaaaaaaaacaaagacgaCCAAAAACTCGTAAACTTGATTCAAATCCTTTATTTTGGACCGTCGATGACGTATTTCGATATCTTAGAAAAACAAACGATTGTAAAGACATCGCTTATCGTGTTAAACAAGAA GAAATCGATGGTCTcgcctttttattattaaatttaccaTCTCTCACACAACATATGAAATTGCGAACAAGTTTAGCCATGAAGCTTTGTCGTCATGTTGAACAAGTGAAAGtcacattttttttacgacatattaatgaaattgatCCAAAAAAGTACCCTATagcataa
- the LOC122631178 gene encoding scm-like with four MBT domains protein 2 isoform X1 yields the protein MESCENRTQEKNQEGENGFFWQDYLDATESVEVPQIMFPHVELTLQSGIEIGMALEVPIGKTIDESDITYWIASIVMACGPLLRLRYFGGDERTLEFWFNLTKEAAHELGWCTANNKKLVPPDVILQRSPDCVEKLSHFLTTARTVPPGMLTGDGLSMTEKIKQGMKVEVSDVLHPYKLWVATIIENVGGRLLLKYDTPGSSFKDFWMFCTSEHLHQYGFACKSDSTWFLEPPSSIIDMHTYEEWKDSLESKPKNCDISEELFKNEVDHPKHNFKVGMKLEALNPINHTTICPATVIKVFDDIYFLVYIDKHDENIKGTDIDSCLYNQSEKNTWLCTAEHPYIFPIGWSKKHDIKITHPEGWISNTEEFDWDEYLKKTGSIKADENLFYERKNAADAGFECGMRLEAVDPEYENIICAAHITKIVMNLLWIKLDNYEDNKPEHIVHMRSLEIFPVGWCESNHYPLKPPKDYIEICKKVQTPVKEEKKNNVLDIPISEPRSSLWCPKIYFNYRCFTGPMISKGKLATLPKAVGPGPVVLVMREVLSMIVSVGYRSARILKVLQCDSKPDPGYRLEVLKAKHKNNTYRASVAVVTSGDMVADFCRNICKKLMVCPNLFGPLHVLENECPDKCHKTSKTKFTASVGTGKRGKPKGYTSIMVQKPRAWGGRRRRRRGRWGNRDKRINYEYEDEMPFMPLDLAKHMSDGLEETIDGRQPLSEIDIMIQKGLEKSDKSDDFKTEPPSSNASEDSGSSFNDRKMKDNRAGSPNSLSTKHHFTRFSQNVATTRGSKREREWDTSIESDCSEADAEYVRMQKKQRRPKTRKLDSNPLFWTVDDVFRYLRKTNDCKDIAYRVKQEEIDGLAFLLLNLPSLTQHMKLRTSLAMKLCRHVEQVKVTFFLRHINEIDPKKYPIA from the exons ATGGAATCGTGCGAGAATCGGactcaagaaaaaaatcaagaaggTG AAAATGGATTTTTTTGGCAAGATTATCTTGATGCTACTGAAAGTGTTGAGGTTCCACAAATTATGTTTCCACATGTAGAATTAACATTGCAAAGTGGGATTGAGATAGGAATGGCTTTAGAGGTACCAATAGGAAAAACAATAGATGAATCTGACATTACTTATTGGATTGCTTCGATTGTTATGGCTTGTGGACCACTATTAAGATTACGCTACTTTGGTGGAGATGAGAGAACATTGGAATTTTGGTTTAATCTTACTAAAGAAGCTGCTCATGAACTTGGATGGTGTACagcaaataacaaaaaattagtgCCTCCCGATGTTATACTTCAAAGATCACCAGATTGCGTTGAAAAattatctcattttttaaCAACTGCACGTACTGTACCACCAGGAATGTTAACTGGG GATGGTCTTAGCATGacagaaaaaattaaacaaggAATGAAAGTCGAAGTAAGCGATGTGTTACATCCTTATAAATTATGGGTAGCTACG ATTATAGAAAATGTTGGTGGCCGTCTTTTATTAAAGTATGATACACCTGGTTCATCGTTTAAGGACTTTTGGATGTTTTGTACGTCAGAACATCTACATCAGTATGGATTTGCATGTAAATCAGATTCAACTTGGTTTTTAGAACCACCTAGTTCTATAATAGACATGCATACCTATGAAGAATGGAAAGATTCGCTTGAATCAAAACCAAAAAATTGTGATATATcagaagaattatttaaaaatgaagttGACCATCCTAAACATAATTTTAAAGTTGGAATGAAATTGGAGGCATTGAATCCAATAAATCATACAACAATATGTCCTGCTACTGTTATAAAAGTATTTGATGACATATACTTTCTAGTCTATATTGATAAAcatgatgaaaatataaagggTACTGATATTGACTCTTGCTTATATAAtcaatctgaaaaaaatacatgGCTTTGCACAGCAGAACATCCATACATATTTCCAATTGGCTGGTCAAAAAAACATGATATTAA aattacaCATCCAGAAGGCTGGATTTCCAATACTGAAGAGTTTGATTGGGATGAATACTTGAAAAAAACAGGAAGTATAAAAGCtgacgaaaatttattttatgagagaaaaaatgcaGCAGATGCAGGTTTTGAATGTGGTATGCGTTTAGAAGCTGTTGACCCAGAATATGAGAACATTATCTGTGCTGCTCATATTACTAAAATTGTCATGAATTTATTATGGATAAAATTAGATAACTATGAAGACAACAAACCAGAACATATAGTCCATATGCGTTCCTTAGAAATATTTCCTGTTGGATGGTGTGAATCAAATCATTATCCGTTAAAACCACCAAAAGACTACAtcgaaatttgtaaaaaagtgCAAACAcctgtaaaagaagaaaagaagaacaacgTGCTTGACATACCAATTTCAGAACCACGTTCTTCATTGTGGTGcccaaaaatatattttaattatcgttgtTTTACTGGTCCAATgatatcgaaaggaaaattagCTACTTTGCCAAAGGCTGTGGGACCTGGTCCCGTAGTCTTAGTAATGAGAGAAGTTTTATCCATGATAGTGTCTGTTGGATATAGAAGTGCCAGAATTTTGAAGGTATTACAGTGTGATTCAAAGCCAGATCCTGGATATCGCTTGGAAGTTTTAAAAGCAAAGcacaaaaataatacttatcgTGCAAGTGTTGCCGTTGTTACTTCTGGAGACATGGTAGCAGACTTTtgtagaaatatttgtaaaaaattgatGGTCTGCCCTAATTTATTTGGACCCTTGCATGTATTAGAAAATGAATGTCCGGATAAATGTCATAAAACatcaaaaacaaaattca CAGCATCAGTGGGAACTGGAAAACGAGGTAAACCAAAAGGTTATACAAGTATAATGGTACAAAAACCAAGGGCATGGGGTGGTAGACGTAGAAGAAGGCGTGGAAGATGGGGCAATAGAGACAAAAGAATCAACTATGAATACGAAGATGAAATGCCTTTTATGCCGTTGGATTTGGCAAAACATATGTCAGATGGTCTTGAAGAAACGATTGATGGTAGACAACCTCTTTCAGAAATAGATATTATGATACAAAAAGGTTTAGAAAAATCAGATAAGTCAGATGATTTTAAAACGGAACCTCCATCAAGTAATGCTTCAGAGGACTCTGGAAGTTCTtttaatgatagaaaaatgaaagataatcgAGCAGGAAGTCCTAATAGTTTAAGTACTAAACATCACTTTACAAGGTTCAGTCAAAATGTAGCAACCACTAGAGGGAGTAAAAGGGAACGTGAATGGGACACAAGTATAGAGTCTGATTGTTCCGAAGCGGATGCAGAATATGTAAGAAtgcaaaaaaaacaaagacgaCCAAAAACTCGTAAACTTGATTCAAATCCTTTATTTTGGACCGTCGATGACGTATTTCGATATCTTAGAAAAACAAACGATTGTAAAGACATCGCTTATCGTGTTAAACAAGAA GAAATCGATGGTCTcgcctttttattattaaatttaccaTCTCTCACACAACATATGAAATTGCGAACAAGTTTAGCCATGAAGCTTTGTCGTCATGTTGAACAAGTGAAAGtcacattttttttacgacatattaatgaaattgatCCAAAAAAGTACCCTATagcataa
- the LOC122631178 gene encoding scm-like with four MBT domains protein 2 isoform X2, translating into MESCENRTQEKNQEENGFFWQDYLDATESVEVPQIMFPHVELTLQSGIEIGMALEVPIGKTIDESDITYWIASIVMACGPLLRLRYFGGDERTLEFWFNLTKEAAHELGWCTANNKKLVPPDVILQRSPDCVEKLSHFLTTARTVPPGMLTGDGLSMTEKIKQGMKVEVSDVLHPYKLWVATIIENVGGRLLLKYDTPGSSFKDFWMFCTSEHLHQYGFACKSDSTWFLEPPSSIIDMHTYEEWKDSLESKPKNCDISEELFKNEVDHPKHNFKVGMKLEALNPINHTTICPATVIKVFDDIYFLVYIDKHDENIKGTDIDSCLYNQSEKNTWLCTAEHPYIFPIGWSKKHDIKITHPEGWISNTEEFDWDEYLKKTGSIKADENLFYERKNAADAGFECGMRLEAVDPEYENIICAAHITKIVMNLLWIKLDNYEDNKPEHIVHMRSLEIFPVGWCESNHYPLKPPKDYIEICKKVQTPVKEEKKNNVLDIPISEPRSSLWCPKIYFNYRCFTGPMISKGKLATLPKAVGPGPVVLVMREVLSMIVSVGYRSARILKVLQCDSKPDPGYRLEVLKAKHKNNTYRASVAVVTSGDMVADFCRNICKKLMVCPNLFGPLHVLENECPDKCHKTSKTKFTASVGTGKRGKPKGYTSIMVQKPRAWGGRRRRRRGRWGNRDKRINYEYEDEMPFMPLDLAKHMSDGLEETIDGRQPLSEIDIMIQKGLEKSDKSDDFKTEPPSSNASEDSGSSFNDRKMKDNRAGSPNSLSTKHHFTRFSQNVATTRGSKREREWDTSIESDCSEADAEYVRMQKKQRRPKTRKLDSNPLFWTVDDVFRYLRKTNDCKDIAYRVKQEEIDGLAFLLLNLPSLTQHMKLRTSLAMKLCRHVEQVKVTFFLRHINEIDPKKYPIA; encoded by the exons ATGGAATCGTGCGAGAATCGGactcaagaaaaaaatcaagaag AAAATGGATTTTTTTGGCAAGATTATCTTGATGCTACTGAAAGTGTTGAGGTTCCACAAATTATGTTTCCACATGTAGAATTAACATTGCAAAGTGGGATTGAGATAGGAATGGCTTTAGAGGTACCAATAGGAAAAACAATAGATGAATCTGACATTACTTATTGGATTGCTTCGATTGTTATGGCTTGTGGACCACTATTAAGATTACGCTACTTTGGTGGAGATGAGAGAACATTGGAATTTTGGTTTAATCTTACTAAAGAAGCTGCTCATGAACTTGGATGGTGTACagcaaataacaaaaaattagtgCCTCCCGATGTTATACTTCAAAGATCACCAGATTGCGTTGAAAAattatctcattttttaaCAACTGCACGTACTGTACCACCAGGAATGTTAACTGGG GATGGTCTTAGCATGacagaaaaaattaaacaaggAATGAAAGTCGAAGTAAGCGATGTGTTACATCCTTATAAATTATGGGTAGCTACG ATTATAGAAAATGTTGGTGGCCGTCTTTTATTAAAGTATGATACACCTGGTTCATCGTTTAAGGACTTTTGGATGTTTTGTACGTCAGAACATCTACATCAGTATGGATTTGCATGTAAATCAGATTCAACTTGGTTTTTAGAACCACCTAGTTCTATAATAGACATGCATACCTATGAAGAATGGAAAGATTCGCTTGAATCAAAACCAAAAAATTGTGATATATcagaagaattatttaaaaatgaagttGACCATCCTAAACATAATTTTAAAGTTGGAATGAAATTGGAGGCATTGAATCCAATAAATCATACAACAATATGTCCTGCTACTGTTATAAAAGTATTTGATGACATATACTTTCTAGTCTATATTGATAAAcatgatgaaaatataaagggTACTGATATTGACTCTTGCTTATATAAtcaatctgaaaaaaatacatgGCTTTGCACAGCAGAACATCCATACATATTTCCAATTGGCTGGTCAAAAAAACATGATATTAA aattacaCATCCAGAAGGCTGGATTTCCAATACTGAAGAGTTTGATTGGGATGAATACTTGAAAAAAACAGGAAGTATAAAAGCtgacgaaaatttattttatgagagaaaaaatgcaGCAGATGCAGGTTTTGAATGTGGTATGCGTTTAGAAGCTGTTGACCCAGAATATGAGAACATTATCTGTGCTGCTCATATTACTAAAATTGTCATGAATTTATTATGGATAAAATTAGATAACTATGAAGACAACAAACCAGAACATATAGTCCATATGCGTTCCTTAGAAATATTTCCTGTTGGATGGTGTGAATCAAATCATTATCCGTTAAAACCACCAAAAGACTACAtcgaaatttgtaaaaaagtgCAAACAcctgtaaaagaagaaaagaagaacaacgTGCTTGACATACCAATTTCAGAACCACGTTCTTCATTGTGGTGcccaaaaatatattttaattatcgttgtTTTACTGGTCCAATgatatcgaaaggaaaattagCTACTTTGCCAAAGGCTGTGGGACCTGGTCCCGTAGTCTTAGTAATGAGAGAAGTTTTATCCATGATAGTGTCTGTTGGATATAGAAGTGCCAGAATTTTGAAGGTATTACAGTGTGATTCAAAGCCAGATCCTGGATATCGCTTGGAAGTTTTAAAAGCAAAGcacaaaaataatacttatcgTGCAAGTGTTGCCGTTGTTACTTCTGGAGACATGGTAGCAGACTTTtgtagaaatatttgtaaaaaattgatGGTCTGCCCTAATTTATTTGGACCCTTGCATGTATTAGAAAATGAATGTCCGGATAAATGTCATAAAACatcaaaaacaaaattca CAGCATCAGTGGGAACTGGAAAACGAGGTAAACCAAAAGGTTATACAAGTATAATGGTACAAAAACCAAGGGCATGGGGTGGTAGACGTAGAAGAAGGCGTGGAAGATGGGGCAATAGAGACAAAAGAATCAACTATGAATACGAAGATGAAATGCCTTTTATGCCGTTGGATTTGGCAAAACATATGTCAGATGGTCTTGAAGAAACGATTGATGGTAGACAACCTCTTTCAGAAATAGATATTATGATACAAAAAGGTTTAGAAAAATCAGATAAGTCAGATGATTTTAAAACGGAACCTCCATCAAGTAATGCTTCAGAGGACTCTGGAAGTTCTtttaatgatagaaaaatgaaagataatcgAGCAGGAAGTCCTAATAGTTTAAGTACTAAACATCACTTTACAAGGTTCAGTCAAAATGTAGCAACCACTAGAGGGAGTAAAAGGGAACGTGAATGGGACACAAGTATAGAGTCTGATTGTTCCGAAGCGGATGCAGAATATGTAAGAAtgcaaaaaaaacaaagacgaCCAAAAACTCGTAAACTTGATTCAAATCCTTTATTTTGGACCGTCGATGACGTATTTCGATATCTTAGAAAAACAAACGATTGTAAAGACATCGCTTATCGTGTTAAACAAGAA GAAATCGATGGTCTcgcctttttattattaaatttaccaTCTCTCACACAACATATGAAATTGCGAACAAGTTTAGCCATGAAGCTTTGTCGTCATGTTGAACAAGTGAAAGtcacattttttttacgacatattaatgaaattgatCCAAAAAAGTACCCTATagcataa